In the genome of Oxalobacter aliiformigenes, one region contains:
- the lipB gene encoding lipoyl(octanoyl) transferase LipB, with protein sequence MQTDTIWMRRFGRVQYEPVFHKMIEFARRRSSATPDEIWIVEHDPVFTLGQAADKTHVLDPHGIPVYETDRGGEVTYHGPGQLVVYLLIDLKRRFSKLPVRELVFKIEGAIIRTLSAFDIVGERRTGAPGVYLPAGPVYGNNQGAKIAALGLKIKNNGCMYHGFALNVAMNLEPFKWIDPCGYKGLAVTDMRSAGYSGSLDDVQQSLIESLSSEMGFRIRPGDNGETVHGD encoded by the coding sequence ATGCAGACTGATACGATATGGATGCGTCGGTTCGGACGGGTTCAGTATGAGCCGGTTTTCCATAAAATGATTGAATTTGCGCGGCGGAGAAGTTCTGCAACTCCCGATGAAATCTGGATAGTAGAGCATGATCCCGTTTTCACATTGGGGCAGGCTGCTGACAAAACCCATGTTCTGGATCCGCACGGTATTCCTGTATATGAAACGGATCGTGGTGGCGAAGTGACGTATCATGGGCCTGGTCAACTTGTTGTTTATTTGCTGATTGACTTGAAGCGCCGTTTCAGCAAATTGCCAGTTCGTGAACTCGTGTTCAAGATCGAGGGAGCCATTATTCGTACATTGTCAGCATTTGATATTGTTGGTGAACGCCGTACAGGAGCTCCTGGCGTTTATCTTCCCGCCGGGCCGGTTTATGGAAACAATCAGGGTGCGAAAATTGCTGCATTGGGTTTGAAGATCAAAAACAACGGTTGCATGTATCATGGATTCGCATTGAATGTCGCGATGAATCTCGAACCTTTCAAGTGGATCGATCCGTGTGGGTATAAAGGGCTTGCCGTTACCGATATGCGATCAGCAGGTTATTCCGGCAGTCTGGACGATGTTCAGCAGTCATTGATTGAATCGCTATCTTCAGAAATGGGATTCAGGATAAGGCCGGGTGATAATGGAGAAACAGTTCATGGCGATTGA
- a CDS encoding TaqI-like C-terminal specificity domain-containing protein translates to MENIQKNLSKSLFHTQILESELKQLDLSAQKTVLQTWVSSLDELNKKDKASRVSAFSAGILEKLLGYNASGNTITIQPDSSPDHFFDLLLGQFQPANQKAAAALKLEPESSISPETEKTFEDEAWKFAEFQGDGFYLLTNLDEIRLYPARRKEKVYERFVLSEMLQDDAAFSRFYVLLNAINLLSGKTAQWLHESALLFLNEKLKGPYQTLKEMYGPVHRGIVTGLDEAFIVDETTKDRLIKEDPRSADILKPYVEKEDLDKWTTDSRSLWLIYTPENLYDIESYPAIKNHLMPFKNRLEERPGTQKWYELQHISAHPEKMFSPKLGFSKQSHDPTFAIDKNGGIYDHSSFYTTELDYYLVALLNSSVLWYLIRNSSTRKPDGTYELTASGIEKLPVPDAPGLVRARMGQLSDFCHDTVLTRNDLIKHFRGMTAYNLLPDGLSSKLTQRLHNWFVHEFDAFRSEIIDSFNTDIPADDLQLWNDYFYQERNKVFNMNADIARAEKEIDLIVYELFGLSPDEIDLIERAV, encoded by the coding sequence ATGGAAAATATACAAAAAAATCTTTCAAAATCACTTTTCCATACGCAAATATTAGAATCCGAATTAAAGCAACTGGATCTGAGTGCCCAGAAAACGGTATTGCAAACATGGGTCAGCAGCCTTGACGAACTCAACAAAAAAGACAAGGCATCCCGGGTCTCCGCCTTTTCTGCCGGGATACTGGAAAAACTGCTCGGTTACAATGCATCCGGAAACACCATTACCATTCAGCCTGATTCTAGTCCTGATCATTTTTTCGATCTGCTTTTGGGCCAGTTCCAGCCTGCCAATCAGAAAGCGGCAGCAGCCCTGAAACTGGAACCGGAATCCAGCATATCCCCGGAAACAGAAAAGACTTTTGAGGACGAAGCGTGGAAATTTGCTGAATTTCAGGGCGACGGATTCTATCTGTTAACCAATCTGGACGAAATCAGGCTGTATCCTGCACGCCGTAAGGAAAAAGTATATGAACGTTTCGTTTTAAGTGAAATGCTGCAGGATGATGCTGCCTTTTCCCGTTTCTATGTTTTGTTGAATGCAATCAACCTGTTATCCGGCAAAACGGCACAATGGCTTCATGAGAGTGCGCTGCTTTTCCTGAATGAAAAACTGAAAGGACCTTATCAGACACTCAAAGAAATGTACGGCCCGGTTCACCGTGGTATCGTAACGGGACTGGATGAGGCATTCATCGTCGATGAAACAACAAAAGACAGATTGATCAAGGAGGATCCCCGCTCTGCGGACATTCTCAAGCCTTATGTCGAAAAAGAAGATCTGGATAAATGGACGACAGACTCCCGGTCGCTCTGGCTGATTTACACTCCAGAAAACCTGTACGACATCGAAAGTTATCCGGCGATCAAAAACCATTTGATGCCATTCAAAAACCGGCTCGAAGAAAGACCAGGTACCCAGAAATGGTATGAACTGCAGCATATCAGCGCACATCCGGAAAAAATGTTCAGCCCAAAACTGGGATTTTCGAAACAATCCCATGATCCGACCTTTGCAATCGACAAAAACGGGGGAATTTATGATCATTCCAGTTTTTATACGACGGAACTGGACTACTATCTCGTCGCTCTTCTGAATTCATCTGTTCTCTGGTACCTGATCCGGAACAGTTCTACCAGAAAACCGGATGGAACCTATGAATTGACGGCATCCGGAATTGAAAAGTTGCCGGTTCCCGATGCTCCTGGTCTCGTTCGCGCCCGTATGGGACAGCTTTCTGATTTTTGCCACGATACGGTATTGACAAGAAATGATCTGATCAAGCATTTCCGTGGTATGACTGCCTATAATTTGCTCCCCGACGGTTTGTCCTCAAAGCTGACTCAGCGACTGCATAACTGGTTTGTGCATGAATTTGATGCATTTCGCTCGGAAATCATCGATTCTTTCAACACGGATATTCCGGCAGATGACCTTCAACTCTGGAACGATTATTTCTATCAGGAAAGAAACAAGGTCTTCAATATGAATGCGGATATCGCCAGAGCTGAAAAAGAAATCGATCTGATCGTCTATGAGCTTTTCGGATTGAGTCCTGACGAAATCGATCTGATCGAAAGAGCGGTCTGA
- the lipA gene encoding lipoyl synthase, translating to MAIDHVGSERKDSAFQKQKGALKTSRIPIRIQPAEKLPKPPWIRVKAGSYNSHFSEVKKLIASHKLVTVCDEASCPNRGECYGNGTAAFMIMGDKCTRRCPFCDVAHGRPDPPDENEPEKLAETVALLGLSYVVLTSVNRDDLKDGGASHFVDCLKAIRAVSPETRVEILTPDFKGRMDKALDLLCAFPPDIFNHNLETVPRLYLQARPGADYDFSLKLLKEFGNRCPRIPTKSGLMVGLGETDEEIVQVMEDLRAHHVSMLTIGQYLMPSRDHLPVLRYVSLEAFEKLEKIAHKMGFAHAAIGPLVRSSYHADLQAKKAGMK from the coding sequence ATGGCGATTGATCATGTTGGTAGTGAAAGAAAAGATTCTGCTTTTCAAAAGCAGAAAGGAGCCCTGAAGACGTCGAGGATACCCATCCGGATCCAGCCGGCCGAGAAATTACCGAAACCACCCTGGATCAGGGTTAAAGCCGGTTCCTATAATTCACACTTTTCTGAGGTCAAAAAACTGATCGCATCACATAAGCTGGTGACGGTATGCGATGAGGCAAGTTGTCCCAATCGCGGAGAATGTTACGGGAATGGCACGGCCGCTTTCATGATCATGGGCGACAAGTGCACGCGCAGATGTCCCTTTTGCGATGTCGCTCACGGCAGGCCCGACCCGCCTGATGAAAACGAACCTGAAAAACTGGCGGAAACCGTGGCTCTTCTTGGATTGTCATATGTTGTTCTGACTTCAGTGAACCGGGATGATCTCAAAGATGGTGGTGCGTCCCATTTTGTCGACTGTCTCAAGGCGATCAGAGCGGTTTCTCCGGAAACCAGAGTCGAAATATTGACACCGGATTTCAAAGGCCGGATGGATAAGGCCCTTGATTTGCTGTGCGCTTTTCCGCCGGATATATTCAATCATAATCTTGAAACGGTTCCTCGTCTCTATTTACAGGCAAGGCCGGGAGCGGATTATGATTTTTCATTGAAACTGTTGAAGGAATTCGGGAACAGATGCCCTCGTATTCCCACAAAATCGGGTCTGATGGTAGGACTTGGAGAAACTGACGAGGAGATTGTGCAAGTCATGGAGGATTTGCGAGCCCATCATGTTTCGATGCTGACGATCGGGCAGTATCTGATGCCTTCCCGGGATCATCTGCCGGTTTTGCGTTATGTCAGTCTGGAAGCATTTGAAAAGCTGGAGAAAATTGCCCATAAAATGGGGTTTGCCCACGCAGCGATAGGACCTCTGGTTCGGTCAAGCTATCATGCCGATTTGCAGGCAAAAAAAGCGGGCATGAAGTAA
- a CDS encoding SPOR domain-containing protein has protein sequence MATSKKQKSGIVFGFIIGLITGLVIAVIVAFMVTKTPIPFAGRKDRPDNTPVPAVASASASDPNQSLYGKETPRPTLPVTADNPANTPAQQTVAAASPQMSPEEKTAYYLQAGAFRNKNEAENMRGNLALLGFESHISEASSNSGVIYRVRLGPYKGNAANNVQNKLKQNGINTTVTRAVKQ, from the coding sequence ATGGCAACTTCGAAAAAACAAAAAAGTGGTATTGTTTTCGGTTTCATCATCGGATTGATAACGGGTCTGGTTATCGCCGTCATCGTCGCATTCATGGTGACCAAAACCCCGATACCATTTGCCGGACGAAAAGACAGACCCGATAACACTCCGGTTCCGGCTGTAGCCAGTGCATCTGCCAGCGATCCCAACCAGTCATTGTACGGAAAGGAAACTCCCAGACCGACATTACCTGTTACGGCGGACAATCCGGCCAATACACCGGCACAGCAGACGGTTGCCGCAGCATCGCCACAAATGTCTCCGGAAGAAAAAACGGCTTATTATCTTCAGGCCGGTGCTTTCCGGAACAAAAACGAAGCTGAAAACATGCGCGGCAATCTTGCCCTTTTGGGTTTTGAATCCCATATTTCTGAAGCATCATCAAATTCCGGAGTTATTTATCGTGTACGCTTGGGTCCATACAAAGGAAATGCAGCAAATAACGTCCAGAACAAACTGAAACAAAACGGTATCAATACAACGGTAACCCGTGCGGTTAAGCAATAA
- a CDS encoding thiol:disulfide interchange protein DsbA/DsbL, with the protein MIKLFSRWIAVLLVSIMAISAMASPSNPQKNVDYQILKVPQPADTGDKIEVIEFFGYFCPHCYAFDTALTNWARKHKKDVVFKRVTVKFSESMALHQKMFYTLSAMDVLTNEFHHKIFDAIQIQRIPLRTDEQIFGFIENNGIDRKKFTEMYNSFYVQMLCNKAVEMQSTYEIEGVPMIVIDGKYLTSPAIVSSGNNMDLSEGEMHVQTLKVMDTLVQQSLKEKSRIPKTKTSKTK; encoded by the coding sequence ATGATCAAACTTTTTTCACGCTGGATAGCAGTTCTGTTGGTCAGTATCATGGCCATCTCCGCTATGGCCTCACCTTCCAATCCCCAAAAGAACGTTGATTACCAGATTCTGAAAGTTCCCCAACCGGCCGATACGGGCGACAAGATAGAAGTGATAGAGTTTTTCGGTTATTTCTGCCCCCATTGCTATGCTTTCGACACAGCACTGACCAACTGGGCAAGGAAACACAAAAAAGATGTTGTCTTCAAAAGGGTTACCGTCAAGTTCAGCGAATCAATGGCCCTTCATCAGAAAATGTTCTATACACTTTCGGCAATGGATGTCCTGACAAATGAATTTCACCATAAAATTTTCGATGCCATCCAAATCCAGAGAATCCCATTAAGAACAGACGAACAGATATTCGGGTTCATCGAAAATAACGGAATTGACCGTAAAAAATTCACGGAAATGTACAATTCTTTCTATGTTCAGATGCTGTGCAACAAAGCGGTGGAAATGCAATCCACCTATGAGATCGAAGGTGTTCCCATGATTGTTATCGATGGCAAATATCTGACATCTCCGGCCATTGTCAGCTCGGGAAACAATATGGATTTGTCTGAAGGGGAAATGCATGTACAAACACTGAAAGTGATGGATACACTCGTTCAACAATCTCTGAAGGAAAAATCGAGGATTCCGAAAACAAAAACCTCAAAAACAAAATAA
- a CDS encoding YbeD family protein: MSCFLGNEDPIKYPCDFPIKIMGEKRDDFADTIADVIRLHDPLFDAATLGMRLSSKGNYLSLTATVNATSREQLDNLYRALSSHPMVKVVL, encoded by the coding sequence GTGAGTTGTTTTCTGGGGAATGAAGATCCAATCAAATATCCTTGTGATTTCCCGATCAAGATTATGGGCGAAAAGAGAGATGATTTTGCCGATACCATTGCGGATGTCATACGATTGCACGATCCCTTGTTTGATGCGGCGACTCTGGGAATGCGTCTTTCTTCCAAAGGCAATTATCTGAGTCTGACTGCAACAGTCAATGCAACCAGTCGTGAGCAGCTGGACAATCTTTACAGGGCCTTGTCCTCCCATCCGATGGTAAAGGTGGTGCTTTGA